One segment of Longimicrobium sp. DNA contains the following:
- a CDS encoding type II toxin-antitoxin system VapC family toxin — protein MAERQRQTRDWWENHRGEYQLFTSETTIEECRLGEAFMARRRVVALAGIPIIPAYSGIAALAEALVARGPLPVKAKTDAFHIAAAAMERIAYLLTWDCRHIANPRMYRRCETICHDYGAELPILCTPDILLRSG, from the coding sequence ATGGCCGAGCGCCAGCGCCAGACCCGCGACTGGTGGGAGAACCATCGCGGGGAGTATCAGTTGTTTACTTCGGAGACTACCATTGAGGAATGCCGCCTCGGGGAGGCTTTTATGGCGCGTAGGCGTGTAGTGGCGCTTGCGGGGATACCAATCATTCCGGCGTACAGCGGGATCGCGGCTCTTGCTGAGGCCTTGGTCGCACGCGGACCGTTGCCGGTCAAGGCCAAAACTGATGCATTCCACATCGCTGCCGCAGCGATGGAGAGGATTGCTTACCTCCTGACCTGGGACTGCCGGCATATCGCGAACCCGCGCATGTATCGAAGATGCGAGACGATATGCCACGACTACGGAGCCGAACTTCCGATTTTGTGTACACCTGAC
- a CDS encoding metal-dependent hydrolase, giving the protein MARLTWHGHSCFTLETGDGTRIMFDPWLDQNPVADIKTDAVERLDYILVSHGHFDHFADCVKLAKKTGATVVSTFELVAFCQKQGVENGHGMNIGGGHQFPFGRVKLTPALHTGSIDGDEEGAFTTDCAGFLLTLADGRRLYHAGDTALITDMQLLRGQVDVALLPIGDNYTMGPEDAARAVEFIQPSTVIPMHYDTFDLIRQDPEEFRRLVGGLARVEVMKPGTSLEL; this is encoded by the coding sequence ATGGCTCGACTCACCTGGCACGGCCACTCCTGCTTCACCCTGGAGACCGGCGACGGCACGCGGATCATGTTCGATCCGTGGCTCGATCAGAACCCCGTGGCCGACATCAAGACGGACGCGGTGGAGCGGCTGGACTACATCCTGGTGTCGCACGGGCACTTCGACCACTTCGCCGACTGCGTGAAGCTGGCGAAGAAGACGGGAGCGACCGTCGTCTCCACCTTTGAGCTGGTCGCCTTCTGCCAGAAGCAGGGGGTGGAGAACGGGCACGGGATGAACATCGGCGGAGGGCACCAGTTCCCCTTTGGCCGCGTCAAGCTGACCCCCGCCCTGCACACCGGCAGCATCGACGGCGACGAGGAAGGCGCCTTCACCACCGACTGCGCCGGATTTCTGCTCACGCTGGCGGACGGGCGGCGCCTCTACCACGCCGGCGACACGGCGCTGATCACGGACATGCAGCTCCTTCGCGGCCAGGTGGACGTCGCGCTCCTCCCCATCGGCGACAACTACACGATGGGCCCGGAAGACGCCGCCCGCGCCGTGGAGTTCATCCAGCCCTCCACCGTCATCCCGATGCACTACGACACCTTCGACCTGATCCGCCAGGACCCGGAGGAGTTCCGACGCCTCGTGGGCGGTCTCGCGCGGGTCGAGGTGATGAAGCCGGGGACATCGCTCGAACTGTGA
- the gcvH gene encoding glycine cleavage system protein GcvH, protein MANVPQDLRYTEKHEYVKAAGEGVYAVGITDYAQGELGDIVFVELPAAGTRLQAMQTFGTIEAVKAVSDLYSPISGEVVESNGALDADPAAVNNDPYGAGWMIKVRADDPSEVERLLDAAAYEKLIG, encoded by the coding sequence ATGGCGAACGTCCCGCAGGATCTGCGATACACCGAGAAGCACGAGTACGTGAAGGCCGCGGGCGAGGGCGTGTACGCCGTGGGGATCACCGACTACGCGCAGGGCGAGCTGGGCGACATCGTCTTCGTGGAGCTCCCCGCCGCCGGAACGCGCCTCCAGGCGATGCAGACCTTCGGCACCATCGAGGCCGTCAAGGCCGTCTCCGACCTCTACTCCCCCATCTCGGGCGAGGTGGTGGAGTCGAACGGCGCCCTCGACGCCGACCCCGCCGCCGTGAACAACGACCCCTACGGCGCCGGCTGGATGATCAAGGTCCGCGCCGACGACCCGTCGGAGGTCGAGCGGCTGCTGGACGCGGCGGCGTACGAGAAGCTGATCGGATGA
- the gcvP gene encoding aminomethyl-transferring glycine dehydrogenase, with the protein MNRSVFAHTDTFVRRHIGPDEGEIGEMLETLGYPSLDALIDDTVPASIRLDRPLKLGPERSEYELLSELREMMSANKVFRSFLGMGYHDCIVPPVIQRNILENPGWYTQYTPYQAEIAQGRLEALLNFQTMVVDLTGLPVANASLLDEGTAAAEAMAMAYGMGGSAERNTFFVSEHCHPQTVDVVRTRAAARDIDVVVGDPEKFDFKTPVFGFLLQYPATDGAVIDYGAFVQRAREEGAAVIVSADLLALALLTPPGEWGADMVVGTTQRFGVPLGFGGPHAGYFACRDELKRQIPGRIIGVSTDAEGKPALRMALQTREQHIRREKATSNICTAQVLLAVMAGMYAVYHGPEGIRAIAARVHSLARVVAEGARRLGYKVVHENFFDTVRIEVGSRQSTILAAARDRSINLRPFGETSICIALDETTGEEELETILISLNRGSPVSFTAREIADGLEDETMPLARTSPYLEHPVFNRYRSETEMLRYIRRLESRDLSLTHSMIPLGSCTMKLNSTSEMFPVSWPEVNRIHPFAPAEQTIGYRELFRQLEEELAEITGFAAVSLQPNAGSQGEYAGLLCIRAYHEARGEAHRNVCLIPGSAHGTNPASAVMAGMKVVVTGTDARGNVDVDDLRAKAEQYADNLAALMVTYPSTHGVFEVEIREICDIVHRHGGQVYMDGANMNAQVGLCRPGDFGADVCHLNLHKTFCIPHGGGGPGMGPICVGEHLAPFLPGHPVIPVDGREHGAVSAGPWGSPSILPISWMYINLMGAEGLTQATRVAILNANYIAHRLQEHYPVLYRGANGTVAHECIVDLRQLKQSAGIEVEDVAKRLMDYGFHAPTVSFPVAGTMMIEPTESEALSELDRFCEAMISIREEIRAVELGIADRRDNPLKNAPHTMGAVMADEWSHPYSREQAGFPAPWSRERKFWPHVARVNNAAGDRNLVCSCPPIEMYASV; encoded by the coding sequence GTGAATAGATCGGTCTTTGCCCACACGGACACCTTCGTCCGCCGCCACATCGGCCCGGACGAGGGCGAGATCGGGGAGATGCTGGAGACGCTCGGCTACCCGTCGCTGGACGCGCTGATCGACGACACGGTGCCGGCGTCCATCCGCCTGGATCGTCCCCTGAAGCTGGGGCCGGAGCGCAGCGAGTACGAGCTCCTCTCCGAGCTGCGGGAGATGATGTCAGCCAACAAGGTCTTCCGTTCCTTCCTGGGGATGGGGTACCACGACTGCATCGTGCCGCCGGTGATCCAGCGCAACATCCTGGAGAACCCGGGCTGGTACACGCAGTACACGCCGTACCAGGCCGAGATCGCGCAGGGCCGCCTGGAGGCGCTCCTCAACTTCCAGACAATGGTGGTGGACCTGACCGGCCTCCCCGTCGCCAACGCGTCGCTGCTGGACGAGGGCACCGCCGCCGCCGAGGCGATGGCGATGGCGTACGGGATGGGCGGCAGCGCGGAGCGGAACACCTTCTTCGTCTCCGAGCACTGCCACCCGCAGACGGTCGACGTGGTCCGCACCCGCGCCGCCGCCCGCGACATCGATGTGGTGGTGGGCGACCCGGAGAAGTTCGACTTCAAGACACCCGTCTTCGGCTTCCTCCTCCAGTACCCCGCGACCGACGGGGCCGTGATCGACTACGGCGCCTTCGTCCAGCGCGCCCGCGAGGAGGGCGCGGCCGTCATCGTCTCCGCCGACCTTCTCGCGCTGGCGCTGCTCACCCCGCCGGGGGAATGGGGCGCGGACATGGTGGTGGGGACTACGCAGCGCTTCGGCGTGCCGCTGGGCTTCGGCGGGCCGCACGCGGGCTACTTCGCCTGCCGCGACGAGCTCAAGCGCCAGATCCCCGGCCGCATCATCGGCGTCTCCACGGACGCGGAGGGGAAGCCCGCGCTGCGCATGGCGCTGCAGACGCGCGAGCAGCACATCCGCCGCGAAAAGGCCACCTCCAACATCTGCACGGCGCAGGTGCTGCTGGCGGTGATGGCCGGAATGTACGCCGTCTACCACGGCCCGGAGGGCATCCGCGCCATCGCCGCGCGCGTGCACTCGCTGGCCCGCGTGGTGGCCGAGGGCGCGCGCCGGCTGGGCTACAAGGTGGTGCACGAGAACTTCTTCGACACGGTGCGCATCGAGGTGGGCTCGCGCCAGTCGACCATCCTGGCCGCCGCGCGCGACCGCTCCATCAACCTGCGCCCCTTCGGCGAGACCTCCATCTGCATCGCGCTGGACGAGACGACGGGCGAGGAGGAGCTGGAGACGATCCTCATCTCCCTGAACCGCGGCTCGCCGGTCTCCTTCACCGCCCGTGAGATCGCGGACGGGCTGGAGGATGAGACGATGCCGCTGGCGCGCACCAGTCCGTACCTGGAGCACCCGGTCTTCAACCGCTACCGCAGCGAGACGGAGATGCTGCGCTACATCCGGCGGCTGGAGTCGCGCGACCTGTCGCTGACGCACTCCATGATCCCGCTGGGGTCGTGCACTATGAAGCTCAACTCCACCTCCGAGATGTTCCCGGTGAGCTGGCCGGAAGTGAACCGTATCCACCCCTTCGCCCCCGCCGAGCAGACGATCGGCTACCGCGAGCTCTTCCGGCAGCTCGAGGAGGAGCTGGCGGAGATCACGGGCTTCGCGGCGGTGTCGCTGCAGCCCAACGCGGGGAGCCAGGGCGAGTACGCCGGCCTCCTCTGCATCCGCGCGTACCACGAGGCCCGCGGCGAGGCGCACCGCAACGTCTGCCTGATCCCGGGCTCCGCGCACGGCACTAACCCGGCCAGCGCGGTCATGGCGGGGATGAAGGTGGTCGTGACCGGCACCGACGCGCGCGGCAACGTGGACGTGGACGACCTGCGCGCCAAGGCCGAGCAGTACGCGGACAACCTGGCGGCGCTCATGGTGACCTACCCATCCACGCACGGCGTCTTCGAGGTGGAGATCCGTGAGATATGCGACATCGTGCACCGGCACGGCGGGCAGGTCTACATGGACGGCGCCAACATGAACGCGCAGGTGGGCCTCTGCCGCCCGGGCGACTTCGGCGCGGACGTGTGCCACCTGAACCTGCACAAGACGTTCTGCATCCCGCACGGCGGCGGCGGCCCGGGGATGGGGCCGATCTGCGTGGGGGAGCACCTGGCCCCCTTCCTCCCCGGCCATCCCGTGATCCCGGTGGACGGGCGCGAGCACGGCGCGGTCTCGGCGGGCCCGTGGGGGAGCCCCAGCATCCTCCCCATCTCGTGGATGTACATCAACCTGATGGGCGCCGAGGGGCTGACGCAGGCTACGCGCGTGGCGATCCTGAACGCCAACTACATCGCGCACCGTCTGCAGGAGCACTACCCGGTGCTCTACCGCGGCGCCAACGGGACGGTGGCGCACGAGTGCATCGTGGATCTTCGCCAGCTCAAGCAGAGCGCGGGGATCGAGGTGGAGGACGTGGCCAAGCGCCTGATGGACTACGGCTTCCACGCCCCCACCGTCTCCTTCCCCGTGGCCGGGACGATGATGATCGAGCCCACGGAGAGCGAGGCGCTTTCGGAGCTGGACCGCTTCTGCGAGGCGATGATCTCCATCCGCGAGGAGATCCGCGCGGTTGAGCTCGGCATCGCGGACCGCCGCGACAACCCGCTCAAGAACGCGCCGCACACCATGGGCGCGGTGATGGCCGACGAGTGGTCGCACCCCTACTCGCGCGAGCAGGCGGGCTTCCCCGCCCCCTGGAGCCGCGAGCGGAAGTTCTGGCCGCACGTGGCCCGCGTGAACAACGCCGCCGGCGACCGCAACCTGGTCTGCTCCTGCCCGCCGATCGAGATGTACGCGTCGGTGTGA
- a CDS encoding polymer-forming cytoskeletal protein translates to MRSILALGIAAALLAAIPARAQQDTVPQEIAEARLPADVAERVTAFFNDARTLHFNGRTRIPVDGTVSGPVAVLDGPFSVAGRVEGDVVVINGDLEFLPGAVVAGSVTVVGGRITGADSARVQGETNAYSAPLEYVKEGERLVLQEPETVGDSTGEGTTLRPRRGRTRLVLATEGSYNRVEGLPITFGPVVETPGRNPFRLRARGIFRTEAEGPYGAERWGGDVLAEQFLGGTGLFRIGGGVRSVVSPIEGWHLSNVENSLSTFVFHRDYRDYYERQGYSVFAAVGPRRSPFSAMLEYRAERHLPLAAGNPWTIFNNNDSWRLQPYSARGDLNSILASVKWDGRSDPVDPSTGWYFETELERAVRSTLRQPELVSVAVGGDDPVGTVRPERHYGLFTHGLVDLRRYNRISPTARLNLRAMAAGGIGDEFLPPQRQHALGGEASLPGFNLLSLDCAARGEVVRVPSDPTQNPAPRAFYGGYGCDRVVLVQAEYRGNVDLHINVGRPDGEREDDGVRRVSAEWDGTLGWSLFADAASGWGKAPWGGVQQDAFDIGAGVLLGRLGVYAAVPVASDGRFVRASRGPNIFVRLNSRF, encoded by the coding sequence ATGCGCAGCATCCTGGCGCTCGGCATTGCCGCGGCGCTGCTGGCCGCGATTCCCGCACGCGCGCAGCAAGACACCGTTCCGCAGGAGATCGCCGAAGCCCGCCTTCCGGCCGACGTCGCGGAACGGGTGACCGCCTTCTTCAACGACGCCCGCACCCTCCACTTCAACGGCCGCACCCGAATCCCGGTGGACGGGACGGTGTCGGGGCCCGTGGCGGTGCTCGACGGCCCGTTCTCCGTGGCGGGGCGTGTCGAGGGCGACGTGGTGGTCATCAACGGCGACCTGGAGTTCCTTCCCGGAGCCGTGGTCGCCGGGAGCGTGACCGTGGTCGGCGGCCGGATCACCGGCGCGGACAGCGCGCGCGTGCAGGGGGAGACGAACGCCTACTCCGCGCCGCTGGAGTACGTGAAGGAAGGCGAGCGCCTCGTCCTCCAGGAACCGGAGACGGTGGGCGACTCCACGGGCGAGGGCACGACGCTGCGCCCCCGCCGCGGCAGGACGCGCCTGGTGCTGGCCACCGAGGGGAGCTACAACCGCGTGGAGGGGCTTCCGATCACCTTCGGGCCGGTGGTGGAGACGCCGGGACGAAATCCGTTCCGGCTCCGCGCGCGCGGCATCTTTCGCACCGAAGCCGAGGGACCGTACGGCGCCGAGCGCTGGGGCGGCGACGTGCTGGCGGAGCAGTTCCTGGGCGGCACGGGCCTATTTCGCATCGGCGGCGGGGTGAGGTCGGTCGTGTCGCCCATCGAGGGGTGGCACCTCAGCAACGTGGAGAACAGCCTCTCCACCTTTGTGTTCCACCGCGACTACCGCGACTACTACGAGCGGCAGGGGTACAGCGTCTTCGCGGCGGTGGGCCCGCGGCGCTCCCCCTTCTCGGCCATGCTGGAGTATCGCGCCGAGCGCCACCTTCCGCTCGCCGCGGGCAACCCGTGGACGATCTTCAACAACAACGACTCCTGGCGGCTGCAGCCCTACTCCGCCCGCGGCGACCTCAACTCGATTCTCGCCAGCGTGAAGTGGGATGGGCGCAGCGACCCCGTCGACCCGTCCACCGGCTGGTACTTCGAGACGGAGCTGGAGCGCGCGGTCCGCAGCACCCTTCGCCAGCCCGAGCTCGTCTCCGTCGCCGTCGGCGGCGACGACCCCGTCGGCACCGTGCGGCCGGAGCGGCACTACGGGCTGTTCACGCACGGGCTGGTGGACCTGCGGCGCTACAACCGCATCAGCCCCACGGCCCGGCTCAACCTGCGCGCCATGGCCGCCGGCGGCATCGGCGACGAGTTCCTTCCGCCACAGCGGCAGCACGCGCTGGGCGGTGAGGCGTCGCTCCCCGGCTTCAACCTGCTCTCGCTGGACTGCGCCGCGCGTGGCGAGGTGGTGCGCGTGCCCTCCGACCCCACCCAGAACCCCGCGCCGCGCGCCTTCTACGGCGGCTACGGGTGCGACCGGGTGGTGCTGGTGCAGGCCGAGTACCGCGGCAACGTCGACCTCCACATCAACGTCGGCCGCCCGGACGGCGAGCGCGAGGACGACGGCGTGCGCCGCGTGAGCGCCGAGTGGGACGGCACGCTCGGGTGGAGCCTTTTCGCCGACGCGGCGAGCGGGTGGGGAAAGGCGCCGTGGGGCGGCGTGCAGCAGGACGCGTTCGACATCGGGGCCGGCGTCCTCCTGGGCCGGCTGGGCGTGTACGCGGCCGTGCCGGTCGCCAGCGACGGCCGCTTCGTGCGGGCGAGCCGCGGGCCCAACATCTTCGTCCGGCTGAACTCGCGCTTTTGA